Genomic window (Fluviispira vulneris):
TAGACCAATAGATAAAGCAGAGGGAGGCTCATCATTAAAAATAAATTTTTCGGCAAAATCAAAAATATCTTTTGCGATATCCAATGAATTAGACAATTGTTCAGAAAGTTTATAATCCCTCTCTTTAAAATAAGAAATAAGTTTATCTTTTCCAAAGGGCAGTTGCCAATCTGTTCCATCAGCAAATAAAAGTCTACAACCATCTGTCAAAGGAAGAAGTTCTGGAGCTTGAAAATCAAGTTCAGAAAAAGTTTTATAAATCTGATTAGGTAACGAAATCAGTGTTGGTCCAGTATCCCAATTGAGTCCTTCTGTATTGGTGTATTTGTACATTTTACCACCAACATATTCACCTATATCAAAGACATCTACTTCTAAACCCATTTTCCCTAAATGAGCCGCAACTGTCAGTCCACCCACTCCAGCGCCAATAATAGCAACCTTCATATGACTCCTTCCTAAAGGGGAGTTAAAAGATCTATTTTCTTTTTACTTGGAGTTTTAGGTAACATAATTGTAAAGACACTGCCAGAGCCCAATTCACTGCGCAGGGAAATACTTCCGCCATGTGCTTGCACCACATGTTTCACTATTGCCAGCCCCAATCCAGAACCACCGCCGAGACGATTGTGAGACTTATCAACGCGATAGAAACGTTCAAAAGCACGAATACGGGCATTGTCTGGGATACCTATGCCTGAATCTTCTACAAAAATAATATGGTGAGTTTCATTTTGCCGCAAACTGATTTTGACTATGCCACCAGGGCGATTGTACTTGACTGCGTTGTCGACCAAATTCACCAAGACGGAATCAAACCGTTGGGCATCGACCAAAATTTCATGGATATCTGGGTCGACATCTGCCAGCAATTCAACACCCGCTTGTTTGGCTTTTGGTAAAATATTTTCTATCACACGGTTAAATCCCGCATGCACATCGTAAGGTTTTATTACGAGAGTTAGAGCACCTGATTCAAGCCCAGTTAATATCAACATTTCATCGATTAATTTTGTGAGATTTTCAGAATTGCGCACAATAACTGAAAGGAAATTCTGTGCTCGTTCATTTGCTTGGAGGTCGGGCATATCTTGAATGATTTCAGCATAACCACGAATAGCCGCAATGGGTGTTTTTAATTCATGACTCACGTTAGCGAAAAACTCTCTACGTATTTCTTCTCCTTTGTGAATATCTGTGAGATCAAATAAAAATATCATAAAAACAGGATTCTGCTGTTCCGATTGAATGGCCACAATTTTTGCCCGCACGCGGCGGATTTCAGGGCCATCAAGGTGAATGGACTCAATGATTTGAGCAGGTATGTGAGACTTTTCATTCATATCCCTAATCATATTTTGAATGATTGCAGATATTTCAACATTTCTAAGAACTTCAAGGACATTACGGTCAACAACTTCACTGTACCAACCTATCCATCGCCTCACCGTGTTGTTTATTTTTATGACTTTGCCTTCTGAATTGAGGATTACGACCCCTTCGCCAATGGCACCAAATATTTCATCAAGACGTGTATTTTGTTCACGAGCTTCGAGAATGCTAAAACGCATGCGTTTCGCCATATCTTGCACAGCGCGCGCTATCCTTGAAAATTCATCATTTCCAACGATGCGCAATTTATCAATGCCTGCATCGAAACCACCATGTCGGGTCAATTGCAATAAAGAATGGGTTGGTTTGTCTACCAAAATATATAAAATATAATAACAATAAATAAAAAACCCTGGTAAAATAAAAATAACTGGAAAGAATTGATCTAGAGAAATTGAAACAAATGATCCTAAAATAATACCTAGAAAGATTCTTTGTTTTACTGTACTTGGGTAAAATACTGAAATTAGCGGGCGAAGATTAGCTTTTATTCTTGTGAATTTTGATTCTAAATTCACAAAAGCCCCTTCACACCTGCATCGATTATTAAAGTAACTGGACCATCGTTGCAGAATGTAACTTTCATATCAGCAGCAAAAATTCCACTTAAAACCTTAAGTTCTTCTGCTTTTTTCTTAAGTGTCTCTAAGAAAAGATCATAAATAGCTTTTGCTAAATTTGGCTTAGCTGATAGAGTAAAACTTGGCCTATTGCCTTTTTTGCAGTCTGCAAAAACAGTGAATTGACTGATTAAATACAAACCACCTTTTATATCACGTACCGACAAATTCATTTTGTCATTGGAGTCATTAAAAATGCGCAGTGATATTAGTTTTTCTGCAAGTTTTTCAAGACTGGGATAAAAACTTTTTAACAGAATAGGTATGTCTGTTTCTGGTATATCTGGGAGGGATTGATAGCTACCCACTCCAAACAATATCACCAAACCATTCTCTAAGCGGCCTTGGGATTTTCCTTCGATCACAACTTCAGCATGAGTGGCTCTCTGCACAACACACCTAACAAGAAGCTCTTCATGCATTCTTAATTTTCCTTATTAAGGCAAGCTTTGAAACGCAGGGTAAGTGAAAAAGATAAAATGAATTAAATTTAAGCCAAAATGGGCAAGAATTGCTGCTTCAATCTTCCCTGACTTTTGATAGGCATAACCATATCCTAATCCTGCTATAAATGCAAAAATAGCAAAGAGATAACCTGAATAAAGATGTGCATACCCAAATAATACAGCAACGAAAACATTGGCCAGAACAGGGGCAGAAACTTTTGCCTTAAAATATTTCGAAAGGAATTCAAAGATTTTTCGTTGTAAAAAACCTCTAAAAAAGACCTCTTCTGCAACACACACTAAAAATAAATTTATCGAAAGAAAATAAAACGAACCGCTTGGTAATTTAAAATCAAATTTAATATATCCAGTTATTAGTCCTGTAGGGATTATAATGGCTAAAATAACTGCTAAAGGTAAAAGTAAATCTTTAAATACCTTTTTCCAATCTGAAAGTTTATCTGATTTTTTAATTAATATAGCTGCAAAAATAATGGCACAAACTGATTTCTCGACATTGATATCTAGCCAAAATGGTTTCGAAATAGGACTAAATCTCACCCCTGTAAATATAGGAATTTCAGTTGAATAAGGAAAATCTTCTGCAACTAAAATATACATAAAACAAAGTAAAACTATAAAAGAAAAATTCTTAATAAATAAACTGGTTTTCTTTTCATAAACTAAACAGAAAAATGTAAATAACAGGACAAAAATCAATGACTGATAAGAAATATATCCTTCGTAAAAGGAAGCAAAAAGAAAAATATAAGAAATTGCAATTGGGACAATTGGTTTCACAAAAAACCAAAGAGAAATAGAAGATAAACAAACAAGGGCAAAAAGGAGATTGGTACTCAGCATAAGAATAGATCCTTTAAAAAAACCGAAGAGCTATTCTTCGGTTATTAAAACGTTCTTAACGACTTCCACCATCTTTTTCAGATCATTTTCCTCGATACATGTACTTAAAAACCCAACTTCATATCCACTTGGACCCAAATAAATCCCTTGTTTAATCCATGCATGATAAACTTTATTAAAAAGATTCATATCTGTGGAAGCAACTTCAGAGAAATGAGTCGGCAATTTATTCGTTCCAAAAAAGAAACAAAAAAATGAGCCTATGCGAACGTAACAAACTTTTGACTTTTCTATAAAGCTCTTTAATTCTGCATCAACTATAGAATCTAATTTTTGTCCTAAATTTTCAAGCTTAGTAAAAGCATTTTGTTGCTCTATTTCACAAAGTGTAGCATATCCTGCAACCATAGCAAGTGGATTACCAGACAAGGTACCTGCTTGATACGCTGCTCCCAAAGGAGCGACTTGTTGCATTATTTGCTTTTTCCCCCCATATGCTGCAGCAGGAACTCCACCTCCGATTATTTTTCCAAAAGTCCACATATCTGGCTCAACTGAAAAAATTTCAGCACATCCGCCACGTGCTAAGCGAAATCCTGTCATAACTTCATCGAAAATTAGAACTGCACCATATTTTTCTGTTACATTACGCAAAAATTCTAAAAAACCAGGCTTAGGTAAAACCAATCCCATATTTGCAGCAACAGGCTCAATTATAACAGCTGCAATGTCGTCTCCATATTTTTCAAACAATTCAAGCACACTTTCTTCGCTATTATAAATAGCAGTTAATGTGTCTGCAGTTGTGCCAACTGGCACGCCTGCTGAACTTGGATTGCCTAAAGTTGCCAATCCGCTACCTGCTTTCACGAGAAATTGATCCGCATGTCCATGGTAACAGCCTTCAAATTTAATAAATTTATTTTTTCTGGTGGCCGCCCGTGCAGCTCTCACGGCACTCATCGTTGCTTCTGTACCGCTGCTGACAAAGCGCAACATTTCAAGCCCTGGCACCCAATCCATAATTTTTTCAGCCAATTTCACTTCGAGATCGGATGGAGCACCAAAAGTAACAGCCTTATAAAGTTGCTCTTGCATAGCTCCAATAATCGCAGGGTTGGAATAACCAACTATGAGTGGTCCCCAAGATGAACAAAAATCTATAAATTCATTGCCATCGACATCGTACAGATATTTGCCTTTCCCAGCAGAAAAGACAATGGGAGTCCCTCCAACCGAGCGAAAGGATCGCACTGGAGAATTCACTCCACCTGGAAAGACTCGATAGCTTCTTTCCATAACAGAAATTGAGTGAGAGAAATTGAGTTCGTTATTTTTCAAAGCTTAATTCTCCTATTTATGGATAGATCTTTCCAAAGCAGCCGCAACAAAGTCCTTAAATAAGGGATGAGGTGCAATCGGACGGCTTTTGAGCTCAGGGTGTGCCTGACAACCTAAAAACCATGGATGATTATTTAATTCCATCATTTCAACTAACGTACCATCTGGGCTTTCTCCTGAAACGATAAAGCCAGACGCTTCAAAGCGTGAGCGGAATTCTGGATTGAATTCATAGCGATGGCGATGGCGCTCACTAATACGATCGTTCCCATAAGCTTGGAAGCCCTTGCTACCTCTGCGCACAATACAGTCATAAGCGCCTAAGCGCATGCTCCCGCCTTTTTTATCCACACTTTGTTGGCTTTCCATCAAATGGATAATTTTATTGCGCGCATTGGTGTCGAACTCCTCGGAAGTGGCATCTGCAATACCTAAAACATTACGAGCATATTCAAGACAAGCGAGCTGCATACCTAAACATATACCAAAAAATGGAATGTTATTTTCTCGAGCAAATTGAATTGCTGCCATTTTCCCAAGGACACCCCGATCGCCAAAACCTCCAGGAACCAAAATAGCATCATATTCGCTCAAAATTTCTTTTGTATTTGCCACACTGAGTTGCTCTGAATCTATTCCGATAATTTCAACATGCGCTTCATTTGCTATGCCTGCGTGAGTTAAAGCTTCATACACGGATTTATAAGAATCCCGTGTACCCATGTATTTACCAACGACGCCAATTTTTAAAGAATGTTTTGGTCTTTCTATACATTCAATGATTCTATTCCATTCACTTAAATTTGGTTGAGCTGTCCAAATGCCAAGAAGCTCGACAATACGAGCGTCCATTCTTTGCTCATGGTAGATAATAGGCATTTTGTAAATGCTATCGGCATCAAGAGCTTCAAAGACACTTTCCTTAGGGAGATTGCAAAATGTCGATATTTTCATGCGCACATCTTGTGACATAGGCTGATCGGCACGACAGATTAAAATATCAGGTTGAATACCGATTGAACGCAATTCTTTTACGGAATGCTGCGTGGGCTTTGTTTTCAACTCACCCGCAGCACGAATATATGGAATAAGGGTAACATGAATAAAAATAGAATTTTCTTTACCCACATCATTGCGGAACTGGCGAATAGCTTCAAGGAATGGTAGACTTTCAATATCGCCAATGGTGCCGCCAATTTCAACGATCGAAACATCCGCGCCTTCTGATGCTGTCACGATGTTTGCTTTAATTTGATCTGTGATATGAGGAATTACTTGAACTGTTCCTCCAAGGTAATCTCCACGGCGTTCTTTATTGATGACTGTGTCGTAGACTTGGCCAGAGGTAAAGCTATTGCGTTTCGCTAAATTCGCTTTGGTAAAACGCTGATAATGCCCTAAATCAAGGTCCGTTTCTGCTCCGTCATCTGTAACAAAAACCTCTCCATGCTGAAAAGGAGACATTGTCCCAGGATCAACGTTTATGTAAGGATCCATTTTTGTCATTGAAACACGCAATCCGCGGGTTTCGAGCAGTGCGCCAATACTGGCCGCAGCGAGCCCTTTTCCGATACTTGAGACCACGCCACCAGTAACAAATATATATTTTACAGGGTGTTGAGAGAAACGTTTGGGGGATTTACTATCATGATGTTGCATTATACTTACTCCGTTCGATAATCTTGTTTCGACACGGGAACACAGAGTAACACTAACTAATGGTCAGGAGTCAAGATAACAATGAAGAATCTACGCAGCCAATTTCAAATGACTGCAGAAAATCATTCCACAGATGGAATTGTTTCTCATATGTTAATGGGCTTTGTGGAAAGAAAAATTTCTCCGCAAACAATTGCTGATGTTTTACGTGCTCAAATTTTTGAGTCTCACGTACCAGCACACCTCTTAAATATTGCTACATGCAATGGCATCTTAGAAGCCGTTACCCAAGCAAACTCTACAGAAGATTGTAGCGATCTCGTCTTTTATCTTTCGTCACATCCTCAATTTCCTGAGTTTTTGTCTTTTAAAGCGGCTTCTGGTTCTCTTCGTGCCTTATTGCGCTACCTTCAAAAAAATATGTCGCAAGAACTGTTAGGCAATATCAGAATAGATTCCATCATTGAATTACTTTCTGAAAGAATCCTATCTTTTTTCCACGCACGCAAACCAGTTGACCTAGATGATAAAGCAAATTTAACAATTTTAATAAAAACAACAAATCCCACCCTTGCTAAACTTATGCGAAATTCT
Coding sequences:
- a CDS encoding CPBP family intramembrane glutamic endopeptidase is translated as MLSTNLLFALVCLSSISLWFFVKPIVPIAISYIFLFASFYEGYISYQSLIFVLLFTFFCLVYEKKTSLFIKNFSFIVLLCFMYILVAEDFPYSTEIPIFTGVRFSPISKPFWLDINVEKSVCAIIFAAILIKKSDKLSDWKKVFKDLLLPLAVILAIIIPTGLITGYIKFDFKLPSGSFYFLSINLFLVCVAEEVFFRGFLQRKIFEFLSKYFKAKVSAPVLANVFVAVLFGYAHLYSGYLFAIFAFIAGLGYGYAYQKSGKIEAAILAHFGLNLIHFIFFTYPAFQSLP
- the hemL gene encoding glutamate-1-semialdehyde 2,1-aminomutase; its protein translation is MKNNELNFSHSISVMERSYRVFPGGVNSPVRSFRSVGGTPIVFSAGKGKYLYDVDGNEFIDFCSSWGPLIVGYSNPAIIGAMQEQLYKAVTFGAPSDLEVKLAEKIMDWVPGLEMLRFVSSGTEATMSAVRAARAATRKNKFIKFEGCYHGHADQFLVKAGSGLATLGNPSSAGVPVGTTADTLTAIYNSEESVLELFEKYGDDIAAVIIEPVAANMGLVLPKPGFLEFLRNVTEKYGAVLIFDEVMTGFRLARGGCAEIFSVEPDMWTFGKIIGGGVPAAAYGGKKQIMQQVAPLGAAYQAGTLSGNPLAMVAGYATLCEIEQQNAFTKLENLGQKLDSIVDAELKSFIEKSKVCYVRIGSFFCFFFGTNKLPTHFSEVASTDMNLFNKVYHAWIKQGIYLGPSGYEVGFLSTCIEENDLKKMVEVVKNVLITEE
- the dtd gene encoding D-aminoacyl-tRNA deacylase codes for the protein MHEELLVRCVVQRATHAEVVIEGKSQGRLENGLVILFGVGSYQSLPDIPETDIPILLKSFYPSLEKLAEKLISLRIFNDSNDKMNLSVRDIKGGLYLISQFTVFADCKKGNRPSFTLSAKPNLAKAIYDLFLETLKKKAEELKVLSGIFAADMKVTFCNDGPVTLIIDAGVKGLL
- a CDS encoding sensor histidine kinase — protein: MNLESKFTRIKANLRPLISVFYPSTVKQRIFLGIILGSFVSISLDQFFPVIFILPGFFIYCYYILYILVDKPTHSLLQLTRHGGFDAGIDKLRIVGNDEFSRIARAVQDMAKRMRFSILEAREQNTRLDEIFGAIGEGVVILNSEGKVIKINNTVRRWIGWYSEVVDRNVLEVLRNVEISAIIQNMIRDMNEKSHIPAQIIESIHLDGPEIRRVRAKIVAIQSEQQNPVFMIFLFDLTDIHKGEEIRREFFANVSHELKTPIAAIRGYAEIIQDMPDLQANERAQNFLSVIVRNSENLTKLIDEMLILTGLESGALTLVIKPYDVHAGFNRVIENILPKAKQAGVELLADVDPDIHEILVDAQRFDSVLVNLVDNAVKYNRPGGIVKISLRQNETHHIIFVEDSGIGIPDNARIRAFERFYRVDKSHNRLGGGSGLGLAIVKHVVQAHGGSISLRSELGSGSVFTIMLPKTPSKKKIDLLTPL
- a CDS encoding CTP synthase, whose amino-acid sequence is MQHHDSKSPKRFSQHPVKYIFVTGGVVSSIGKGLAAASIGALLETRGLRVSMTKMDPYINVDPGTMSPFQHGEVFVTDDGAETDLDLGHYQRFTKANLAKRNSFTSGQVYDTVINKERRGDYLGGTVQVIPHITDQIKANIVTASEGADVSIVEIGGTIGDIESLPFLEAIRQFRNDVGKENSIFIHVTLIPYIRAAGELKTKPTQHSVKELRSIGIQPDILICRADQPMSQDVRMKISTFCNLPKESVFEALDADSIYKMPIIYHEQRMDARIVELLGIWTAQPNLSEWNRIIECIERPKHSLKIGVVGKYMGTRDSYKSVYEALTHAGIANEAHVEIIGIDSEQLSVANTKEILSEYDAILVPGGFGDRGVLGKMAAIQFARENNIPFFGICLGMQLACLEYARNVLGIADATSEEFDTNARNKIIHLMESQQSVDKKGGSMRLGAYDCIVRRGSKGFQAYGNDRISERHRHRYEFNPEFRSRFEASGFIVSGESPDGTLVEMMELNNHPWFLGCQAHPELKSRPIAPHPLFKDFVAAALERSIHK